One Maribacter cobaltidurans genomic window carries:
- a CDS encoding pyridoxamine 5'-phosphate oxidase family protein produces MGKKLPGIGSEQRSFIENQHIFFVGTAASDGRVNISPKGTDSFRVINENKVVWLNLTGSGNETAAHLIKNNRMTIMFCAFEGKPMILRLYGNAKIFHKRDEGFKKYAHLFPPNAGARQIIEMQVDLVQTSCGFAVPFMDYKEERTTLNLWAEKQGEEKIREYWKNKNTQSIDGFETKILKE; encoded by the coding sequence ATGGGGAAAAAGTTACCAGGAATAGGTTCCGAACAAAGGTCGTTTATTGAAAATCAGCATATATTCTTCGTTGGGACGGCCGCTTCTGATGGCCGAGTGAATATATCCCCAAAAGGAACCGATAGTTTTAGGGTTATCAATGAAAATAAAGTAGTTTGGTTAAACTTGACCGGGAGCGGTAACGAAACGGCGGCACATCTTATCAAAAACAATAGAATGACCATTATGTTCTGTGCCTTTGAGGGAAAACCCATGATATTAAGACTTTACGGAAACGCAAAAATTTTTCACAAGCGTGATGAAGGATTTAAAAAATACGCCCATTTATTTCCCCCGAATGCGGGAGCCAGACAAATTATAGAAATGCAAGTGGATTTAGTTCAAACATCTTGTGGCTTTGCCGTACCTTTTATGGATTACAAAGAGGAACGCACCACCTTAAACCTTTGGGCTGAAAAACAGGGCGAGGAAAAAATTAGGGAATATTGGAAAAACAAGAACACCCAAAGCATTGACGGATTCGAAACGAAGATTTTAAAAGAATAA
- a CDS encoding MCP four helix bundle domain-containing protein — MTVLGKIKWVLGILMIFVLIIATNLIDRNNFLRVRDSVTTIYEDRLVVKDIIFEIARYIQEKELAMVRKDSTYYSGRATGIDDKIQNLILRYQETKLTKEEAKVFDDLKENLVELEAQEAKFVESGKTQKEPLQSSIDDVKENLYDLSQIQLREGSRQMNISKKAVDTVELFTQLEIYVLIFLAVLVQIIIIYNPKKN, encoded by the coding sequence ATGACAGTACTTGGCAAGATTAAGTGGGTTTTGGGAATACTAATGATTTTTGTATTGATCATTGCTACAAATCTCATCGACCGAAATAATTTCTTAAGGGTTAGGGATTCCGTTACCACCATTTATGAGGATCGCCTGGTAGTCAAGGATATTATTTTTGAAATTGCTCGATATATACAGGAAAAGGAACTTGCCATGGTACGGAAAGATTCCACTTATTATTCTGGTAGAGCTACGGGGATAGATGACAAGATTCAAAATTTGATTCTTCGCTATCAAGAAACCAAATTGACCAAAGAAGAGGCAAAGGTCTTTGATGATCTCAAAGAAAATCTAGTGGAATTGGAAGCTCAAGAAGCTAAATTTGTTGAATCCGGTAAGACACAAAAAGAACCACTCCAATCAAGTATTGATGATGTCAAAGAAAATCTTTACGACCTTTCACAAATTCAGTTGAGAGAAGGTAGCCGTCAAATGAATATTAGTAAAAAGGCCGTGGACACTGTAGAATTGTTCACCCAACTTGAAATCTATGTACTGATCTTTCTTGCCGTACTGGTTCAGATAATTATCATCTATAATCCAAAGAAAAATTAA
- a CDS encoding ankyrin repeat domain-containing protein: MLELLKTHIKNKEEDKAISLIKENSDVLSLKDENGSSGLMMIAYSGLEKAFEQAIELRKSFSFYEAIVCGKTDIVNDYLNKPGFDLLNTHSNDGFTPLSLAAFFNQTKIAKSLVELGADPNLSATNPSKVNALHAAMAKENYELCKLFIENGADVNAVQMQNVTPLHSAVHRGNLDLVKLLIENNASITMKMDNGDTALIIAEREGHENITKYLLNK, translated from the coding sequence ATGCTTGAATTACTCAAAACGCATATAAAAAATAAAGAAGAAGACAAAGCCATATCCCTTATCAAAGAAAATTCTGATGTCTTAAGTCTTAAAGATGAAAATGGTAGTTCAGGTCTGATGATGATTGCCTACAGTGGACTTGAAAAAGCTTTTGAGCAAGCCATAGAGTTAAGGAAATCATTTTCATTTTACGAAGCTATTGTTTGTGGCAAGACTGATATTGTAAATGATTATTTGAATAAACCTGGCTTTGACTTGTTAAATACGCATTCCAATGATGGTTTCACACCGTTGTCCTTAGCTGCTTTTTTCAATCAGACCAAAATCGCAAAATCATTGGTTGAATTAGGGGCCGACCCAAATTTATCGGCTACAAATCCATCAAAGGTCAATGCATTGCATGCTGCTATGGCAAAAGAGAACTATGAACTTTGTAAGCTATTCATTGAAAACGGAGCGGATGTAAATGCAGTTCAAATGCAAAATGTGACCCCTTTACATTCCGCAGTGCATAGAGGAAATTTGGACTTGGTAAAACTTCTTATTGAAAATAATGCATCAATTACAATGAAAATGGACAATGGCGATACTGCCTTGATCATTGCCGAACGTGAGGGACATGAGAACATAACGAAGTACCTTTTGAATAAATAG
- a CDS encoding helix-turn-helix domain-containing protein codes for MISNFIIHQQAQKYQWSGDCFLSVKSFYGDKADYQVKQREYQVDQTNFLVLNECTKYRLNIDSAKETESFCVFFSPEFVSDVVSGLNATDEQLLDLNVKQHQGIKLFERNYHHSGKVSELLKIGRKKSNLGMDELEKDEFYYQLLNAILLQNNTTLLDTHRLTSKKKATREELYQRVLFVKDFIDCNYHKNLRLQELANIALLSENHLLRNFNQIFGVTPFQYISNKRIQEAKRQLLETDKTIKEITFDIGYSSLGNFSNYFKNIVGQSPSELRKGDM; via the coding sequence ATGATTAGTAATTTTATCATACATCAGCAAGCCCAAAAATACCAATGGTCCGGTGATTGCTTCTTGTCCGTAAAATCTTTCTATGGAGACAAGGCTGATTATCAAGTGAAACAGCGTGAATATCAAGTTGACCAAACCAATTTTCTTGTATTAAACGAATGCACCAAATATCGCTTGAATATAGATAGTGCTAAAGAAACCGAATCTTTTTGTGTGTTCTTCTCCCCTGAATTTGTTTCGGACGTAGTTTCAGGTTTAAATGCTACAGACGAACAATTGCTTGATTTAAATGTGAAACAGCACCAGGGCATCAAGCTATTTGAAAGAAACTACCACCATAGTGGAAAGGTCTCCGAATTACTAAAAATAGGCCGGAAGAAATCCAATCTTGGAATGGATGAGCTTGAAAAGGATGAATTTTATTATCAGCTACTAAATGCCATATTACTACAAAACAATACTACTTTACTTGACACCCATCGATTGACTTCAAAAAAGAAAGCTACTCGGGAAGAGCTTTATCAACGGGTTCTGTTCGTCAAGGATTTTATAGACTGCAATTATCATAAAAATTTAAGATTACAAGAATTGGCAAACATCGCTCTGCTATCAGAAAATCATTTATTACGGAATTTTAATCAAATTTTTGGCGTCACACCATTCCAATACATTTCAAATAAAAGAATTCAAGAGGCCAAACGTCAACTATTGGAAACTGACAAAACCATAAAAGAGATTACTTTTGATATTGGCTATTCAAGCCTTGGCAACTTTAGTAATTATTTTAAGAATATTGTTGGTCAATCACCAAGTGAATTACGAAAAGGTGATATGTAG
- a CDS encoding DUF6090 family protein: MIKFFRRIRQQLLSENKFSKYLIYAFGEIILVVIGILIALQINNLNESRKQSELEQDYLFALKKEFENNLVEVNRVIDLNTDLIKYAKELSRYTGPNTPEITEKEFGKLFFGAVNSEVQYRPGSGVTNEIISSGKLNIFQNKELKNALATLDGLMLRIRFQENNELSKHRDALLDFGQDKVSMRRMVFDAYGETFGIDRGKFLDSNLHLLRSIEFDNRLVGFIATSGFLEGRYVELKQQIEQIIAIIDNQIK, encoded by the coding sequence ATGATAAAATTCTTTAGACGTATTCGGCAACAATTACTCTCAGAAAATAAATTCAGTAAATATCTGATTTACGCCTTTGGTGAAATAATCCTTGTTGTTATTGGAATTTTGATTGCGTTGCAGATCAATAATTTAAATGAATCTAGGAAGCAAAGTGAACTAGAGCAAGACTATCTATTTGCATTAAAAAAGGAATTTGAGAACAACCTGGTCGAAGTAAATCGTGTAATAGACCTAAATACCGACCTAATAAAATATGCTAAGGAATTATCAAGGTATACTGGGCCGAATACTCCCGAAATAACGGAAAAGGAATTTGGAAAACTATTTTTTGGCGCAGTGAATTCAGAAGTTCAATATCGTCCTGGCTCTGGAGTAACCAATGAAATAATAAGTTCCGGTAAACTGAATATTTTTCAAAACAAGGAACTAAAAAATGCACTGGCCACGCTCGATGGCCTAATGCTAAGAATACGATTTCAAGAAAATAATGAGTTGTCCAAACATAGGGATGCCTTATTGGATTTTGGACAGGATAAAGTGAGTATGCGTAGAATGGTTTTTGATGCTTACGGTGAAACGTTTGGCATAGACAGGGGCAAGTTTTTAGACAGTAACTTACATCTATTGCGTTCAATAGAATTCGATAATCGACTTGTGGGATTCATTGCTACTTCTGGCTTTTTAGAAGGGAGATACGTCGAACTCAAACAACAAATAGAGCAAATAATAGCCATTATTGACAATCAAATTAAATAA